TGCGCCACAAGGGGATCAGCGCTTTCGTGGTGGAAAAGGGCACCCCGGGGTTAATCGTGGGCGATGAAGAGGACAAGATGGGGCTGCGGGCCTCGGACACCACCGACCTGATCTTCGAAAACTGCCGGGTGCCGGCGGCCAACCTGCTGGGCAAGGAGGGCGATGGCTTCATGATCGCCATGACCGGCCTGGACAGCGGCCGCATCGGCATCGGGGCCCAGTCGGTGGGGGTGGCACAGGCCGCCATGGACGCCGCGGTCAAGTACGCCAAACAGCGTCAGCAATTCGGGCAGGCGATCTCCAAATTCCAGGGGCTGCGCTGGACGATCGCCGATATGGCCACCCAAATCGAAGCCGCCCGGCAGCTGGTGCTTTCGGCCGCCGCCATGAAGGACAACGGCCAGCGCTACACGGCGCAAGCCTCGATGGCCAAGCTGTTCGCCTCCGAGATGGTCAACCAGGTGGTCGGCAAGGCCCTGCAGATGCACGGCGGCTACGGCTACACCAAGGACTACCCGGTGGAGCGCTTCTACCGCGATGCACGGGTCTTCACCATCTACGAGGGCACCTCCGAGATCCAGCGGGTGGTCATCTCCAACCACATCCTCAAAGACACCCGCCGCAGTTGATCGGCTCTGCCGGCCGGTGGGCGCCCCTTTTTCCCGTTCGCGTCCGCCGGCCTGCTCACCCCGCCGAGAGAAAATCCTTTTTCATAAAAATCGATCGCCAATCGTCGCGCGGCGGGGCCGCCGGGTTCCCACCGGCGCTGTGCCGGCTGTAGAGAATGACACGCCCGGCGCTGTCCGCCCGGGCGGCCTCCAGGGCCAGGCTCGCCTGTCGGGTCAGTTCCTGCCAGGTCTGGATCTTGGGAGCCAGAACGGCCAGGCCGATGCTGGCCTTCAGCGGGGAGCCGCATCGGCGCCGGCCCTGGAGCAGCCCCAACTCGGCGATTTCGCCCCGCAGCCGCTCCCCCAAGGCGAGCGCCCGCGGGGCCTCCCGATCCATGGCGAGGAGCAGAAATCTGCCGTCGCCCAGGGGCGTGACGCTATCTTCAGGGCCGCAGTGGCTGCGAATGATGCCGGCCACCAGGCGCGCCAGGGTCTCGCCGCTCAGATGCCCCGGGGGCTGACCCGGCGGCTGAGGGTCTTCCACCGCGACCAGGGCCGCGCACAGATCGCGGTTGCCGCCGCGCGCCGTTTGATAGGCTTTCTGGACGGCTGCGCCGACGGCCTGCCGATCGCCGTCGGCCGGGACCGTGGTCGTCAGGTCGGCAGCGGACCGGGCCGTGGGGCCGTGGGCTGCCAGTTCCCGACCCAGACCC
This region of Desulfobacteraceae bacterium genomic DNA includes:
- a CDS encoding acyl-CoA dehydrogenase — translated: MTFQLTDEQLMIQSMVREFSRKVLAATAAERDRTKEFPAENLKKMGELGLMGMMIPPEYGGEGADAVSYVLALSEVAYSCAATAVVMSVQNSIVCESLYRYGSEAQKQQFLVPLASGEIIGSFALTEPDAGSDPVSQATTAERDGDVYVINGTKRFITSGKNSGLTIVTAKTDESLRHKGISAFVVEKGTPGLIVGDEEDKMGLRASDTTDLIFENCRVPAANLLGKEGDGFMIAMTGLDSGRIGIGAQSVGVAQAAMDAAVKYAKQRQQFGQAISKFQGLRWTIADMATQIEAARQLVLSAAAMKDNGQRYTAQASMAKLFASEMVNQVVGKALQMHGGYGYTKDYPVERFYRDARVFTIYEGTSEIQRVVISNHILKDTRRS